Proteins encoded in a region of the Procambarus clarkii isolate CNS0578487 chromosome 42, FALCON_Pclarkii_2.0, whole genome shotgun sequence genome:
- the LOC138373384 gene encoding uncharacterized protein isoform X1 produces the protein MCVEAILFEEVISTGSSSSSYKTSPNMDLPSTSNGLQGKFLRRCTNCKQCVHVRSNVCKFCQCDFRNSRELMKKEEEARFLLKGKKALERNTASRVLRRIENQLTYLRGCGYESIVIYYKKGPARVTWYPTKQRNTRRGQEDLHH, from the exons atgtgtgttgaagctattctctttgaagaagtcatctcgacaggatcttccagctccagctataaaacttcaccaaacatggatctacctagtacatcaaatg gtcttcagggaaaattcttgaggagatgcacaaactgcaaacaatgtgtgcatgtccgaagcaatgtttgcaagttctgccagtgtgacttccgaaacagtagagaattaatgaagaaagaagaggaagcccgttttctacttaaaggcaagaaggctttagaacgaaatacagcaagccgggttctacgaaggattgaaaatcag cTAACATATCTGCGTGGCTGTGGGTATGAATCAATCGTTATCTATTACAAGAAAGGACCAGCACGGGTGACATGGTATCCTACCAAACAACGTAATAcaagaagaggacaagaagatcttcaccactaa
- the LOC138373384 gene encoding uncharacterized protein isoform X2, with translation MCVEAILFEEVISTGSSSSSYKTSPNMDLPSTSNGLQGKFLRRCTNCKQCVHVRSNVCKFCQCDFRNSRELMKKEEEARFLLKGKKALERNTASRVLRRIENQHAQGSLMQINLH, from the exons atgtgtgttgaagctattctctttgaagaagtcatctcgacaggatcttccagctccagctataaaacttcaccaaacatggatctacctagtacatcaaatg gtcttcagggaaaattcttgaggagatgcacaaactgcaaacaatgtgtgcatgtccgaagcaatgtttgcaagttctgccagtgtgacttccgaaacagtagagaattaatgaagaaagaagaggaagcccgttttctacttaaaggcaagaaggctttagaacgaaatacagcaagccgggttctacgaaggattgaaaatcag cacgcacaaggaagcttgatgcagataaacttacattag